The following nucleotide sequence is from Apium graveolens cultivar Ventura chromosome 4, ASM990537v1, whole genome shotgun sequence.
TTACttgattaaaaaaaattaggTATAAGAAACAGGAAATTTCCCATGTTTTACCAGCAGCCTATATAAGCCTAAGGGTGTTTCACATACCCATAAAACCGAAATTCTTGACGGCGGCTCCAATCTTACCATATTCCAAACTTCAAATTTTAGTAAATGACCAATCAATTTAGCTGCCAAGATGATGAGGAGAGGGGGGAAGACATCAAGGTCCTTGTGCTGAAGATACaactaatttctaataaataagattttgatttgttttttatAAGTAGCCACTTTTAATTGTTGAATTTTTCATATGTATAACTTTATCAGGGATTGTTCATTGTACATAAAAAAGAGATTGTTCATACTAATTCTCTTTTTGATTCTTTTATATTGCttgttatttaattttattaaaatattgtAATTGTAATGTTTTATTCAGGATGTGATAGAAAAGATCATGTCCCTTGTTCAAAACAGCCCTCTAGGAATCTGTATTATTTCTGCGGGACTGTTTCCAAAGCGGCGATTTGCCATCCCGATTCTTCAGGTGGTGTAAATCATCTATGATATTTAACCGGTTTTATATTAAATTGTTCACCGAACTCGTTAAAATGTATTAAGGAGCTACTCAATCTCCACGGCCACTCATTTAAACCACTAAAATACTAGTCATTCCGTtagatttttttaaattttttaacaGAAGTGTTGTATTTGCTATAGAGAGATGAAAAGAATATGTCCTTTTAATTAGAACTCTCATTGTTTATCTCAATTTCATGTGTTGGCAATTTAACGAAAATATACGACTATAAATTTTTAAAGTTAATGTTTTCcgttaaaaaattttaaaaaatctaaaAGAGTGATACATACTACTATTTTAGTGGTTTAAATGAGTTGTCGTGGAGATTGAGTAGCTATTTCATACATTTGAACGAGTTCAGTGGGTAATTTGATATAAAACTCGATATTTAACTCTTCTCTTCTTACTACTACTTCAACACATACTAATTTTTTTACTGTCTTTTTTTAATATATTCTCTTTTTGAATTGTATTAAATATCTTAAGGTGTTTTTTATATAGTCCTAGGACAAGGAGTGGCTGACGGACTGGAGGACGGCCATCATAACTCCGGACAGCAGTAGCGGGAATTAGGAGCATGTTAAATTAATATTAGTGATCAAATATTATTAAATTGGCAGAGGATGTGTATGgatgtgtatgtatttgtataTATCTCAATGAAGGGGAGTTTGTTTTCTTGATTCCATTTCATTCAATTGTATATGAACTACATAGTCATAACAtgtttataattattattataaatacaaacttaaaaattaaaataactaACAATTCCTTTATTTCATAAAAAACTTTCAAATAATATGAATCCAACATATAATTATTATCTCGGGCTCCTTTCTCGCAATTTTTTGTTGAATAACTAAGATTATTGTTGTTTAGAAACTAAATTCAAATAATCCAatgtaattaaaaaaaaatatttcattaaATAGATAATAAAAGTATGAAATGACAATAAACATTGACTCATTCTATCAAGTAAAATCCATAATATGAAATATATCAATTGTACAATAGAATGACTGTATTAGATTTTGAATGATGATTTTTCAAAAAAAAGTTTTAAATATAACTTACTCATTTTTTAACCAAAATAACATGTAGGTGGTTTAACTCgacaaatttaaaataaattcagtTGGCCAACAATcatcaaaaattaaaaatatcaaaattaaatATAGAATATAAATTGCTAATTCACAAGTAAATTCAAATGCAATCAAAAACTATACATAGTCAGAACCAATCACATCTCACTATGTACAAAAAGATAGGAAAAAAGAGTAACATCATTACATTAGGGAAAGGGCCAAAAGGAATATAAATGAATTTAGGAATCTTTTAATCATATTTGTGATTAtaacataatttataattaaggTTGTAGGTCATGGAAAATTCCTTTTAGAGGGGACCATACAAATCATATAATCAATAATTAGCTTATAATTTATAATGTTATAAATTTTGCATCAAGTTTTCTTCTATATTAGTGTGAAATAATGACCAAAATACCTATATATCAGTTGTTTTCTCTGAAATACCTGTTGACATTAAGGTCGCTTATATTAATTTACCACCAAATTTATCGTTCATAAGGGCCTAACTCGCAAATGACTTTTCAGTCGGTAATAATGTTTACTACTGACCGAAAAGTCGCTCGTAAATGACTATTTCAATTTCCTAAATATTGACCCTGCAACGCAGGATAAGGGTTATTCTGTGCCAGGTCATAAAACCAACCAAGTTTTTGGTTGCTTTTAAATCGATTCATCACTATTACGTGATCCCACTTTTATCTTCTTGACATCTTCATGACATCCGCGTGTCACACATGACTAGGATGCCTTCGTAGTCGATTTTAACTTTGTTATGTCAGTTTTGTTATGTTATTTACGTATATATCAGAGACAAACAAATGAGACATTTTTATCAATTATTTTCGATCACATGTAACTGACCAACTTTATAAGAATAACGAAGTTGGTCGGTTTTTTAGTTGAAGATGATCGTAAATATTCTATTTTGATCAATTTTCTAGGTTTTCTCTCTTGCATTTGGTGGTTTATATTAGATTTAAATGGTAAATGTTGGTCAGTTTTCTGGATTTTAACATTTCATGTTCAAATATTTCTACTATATTTTTTGCACTGCACATTTACACCAAAACATAACAATCAAGAAACCTGTAAttcataatataatataatacacATCTATTTTCATGGTTAAAATCATATACACGAATATAAAAACCATAGATGCAtaattaaaattcaaaattttaaaccaaaTTGCTCCATcgtacaaaataaaaaaaaacaatgTCTTAGCCTAAAATGCATGATAAATACATCAACATCATAGTCTTATgcaattatttataaaatataattaaattaaattatgcTTCATTATCATTATACCTTGTATCTTCTCCATCACACTCTTCACCATTGCAATCCTCATCATATTCTCCATCATCATTGTCTTGCTTGATTGTCGAAAATTAAATCAAAGATAgataaatattataatttgaGATGTCTTCCAATAAAAATTAtgataaaatattaattgttTTATTCTTGCCTTTTGTCGATTTTCAACTACAGCTTTTATCCGGCGTCACAAGTTTTTTTTGAAGTAGACTGGGCATAAACTCTCCGCGGGCTTTCTAGTaaattttatatttctttttaacCTTGATTAaccaattttttaatactttttctCACATATAAATTTAAACACTCATGTAGCCTTTTCGAGTTTTTGAATCATCAAATGAGTATAGTAAAACTACAATATTGTAAGAAATATTATGCCTTTATTAATAAATAGAAGTTACATATGTGTCTAATTCACCGAATTACAGAAATAAAACAACATACACCAAACTCCTTGCTAACTTGTTCAATCCATTCAGATTTTGTGCAATAATGACCATAGATGTGTATGTCCCAACCGGCCATTTTGAACGAATAATTGCGTTCAATGTCTTCATCGTTGTGTGAATGTGTATActaaaaaatttatataattatagtGGGTCATAACATAATATGGTTCATAGtatttgggaaatcttaaaataagtaacttatgacttaaaatgattaagtgcgaaataagtgataagttgataaatacttataagttctataagtgtttggataaatttTACCTATAAGTCGGAagtttttttacttaaatgaaaagtaagccagaaaaaacctgcttgcaagatacgagctgtcgtcttctcaccaccatagtgtcctccataaactgtggagtggcagtctcgtaatatcccctccatctcacagaatgggatacatctcctaatgatctggtcagctccctgtctaaacaaatacggtttatcccacatataccacttcacctcatgcagaaacttcttcttttgagctgtggtcaaattaggaggcattatattgctgacaagataattcacaatatctgcgaaccatggctcttcctcctgtaCTGCGAACtactgctcatccggaaaagattcgttgatcaatgtcttatcatgtgaagtagactcgggattctccaatctagagagatggtcagctacttgattctcagtaccttttcgatccttgatctctaactcaaattcctgtagtaagagcacccaacgaatgaatctcggcttcgaatccttcttggaaaccaaatagcgaatggccgcatgatcagtgaatactgccacttttgtcccaagcagataagatcgaaatttctcgaaatcaaagactatagccaagagctccttctcagtagtggtgtagttcatttgggccccatttaaggtcttgctaacatagtagaccacatgaaagagattattcttgcgctgcccaagaactgcacctaccgcataatcactcgcatcacacatcatctcaaaaggctctgtccaatccggtgctgtaataactagtgcagtgattaaactcttcttaagagtctcgaatgccgtcaaacattcatcatcaaatttgaaaggcacatccttctcaagcaagttgcacagcggcttagatatcttcgaaaagtccttgatgaaaccccgataaaaacctgcatgaccaagaaaactacggattcctttcatagaaataggtggtggaagattttcaataactcccaccttggctttatccacctcaagacccttgctagagaccttatgcccaagaataatgccttcacgcactataaaataacatttttcccaattgagcaccaaattagtttccacacaccttttgagcacggcacaaagattattcaaacattcattatacgaatgtccaaagacggagaagtcgtccatgaacacctcgacattattcccaatcatgtcagagaatatagccatcatacatctctaaaaagtggtcggtgcgccacataacccaaacgaaactctgcaaaaagcaaacgtgccaaatggacaagtgaaggtagtcttttcttgatcctctggtgcaatacaaatttgattataccccgagtagccatccagaagataataatactcatgaccagccaacctgtcaagcatctgatcaataaacggaagagagaagtgatccttcctcgtggccttgttcaactttcggtagtccatgcatactctccatcctgtgagtgttcgagtggggatgagctcgttcttctcatttgctacgaCAGTAATACCCCCattcttaggcacacattgcacggggctcacccaagaactgtcagaaataggataaaagattcctgcatccagccacttcagaatttctttcttcaccacctctttcatgataggattaagtctgtgTTGTTGCTaaacagttggcttactaccctcctctagcagaatcttatgtatgcaatatgaagggctgatccccttgatgtctgctatggtccatccaatagccgatttgaattctctcaaaatccttaagagtttgtcctcctcactacctgaaaggtcagatgcaataataacaggtaatgtagatgcatcacctaaaaaagcatacctcaagtgttctgGCAATGTCTTAAGCTCCAAGGtgggtgcttcctcaattgatggtttgagctttccttcagcatttttaaggtcagaagtaccaagagcttcaaacggcatgtctagcttttgcctccagggagaagcattaagatattgtaattgcttattgtcatcctcatcatcactgtcaaaatcccccactaaggcctcttctaatgcatcagacattagcatatgatcgagttccgaagtaaccgcagaatcaatcaaatccacttttaagcactcctcatcttctgtagggaatttcattgctttgaatacattgaaggtcacatcctgatccggcacccgcatagtaagttcacctttctgcacatctatcaaggtacggccagtagccaagaaaggtcttcccaagattatgggaatctttttatcttcctcgaaatccagaataacaaagtctgcaggaaagaagagcttatccaccttgactagcacatcctccactatgcctcttgggtaagtaatagaatgatcagccaattgtagagacatgtaggtgggctttggatcaggaaagtccaactttttaaagattgACAACAACATCAGATttatgcttgctcccaaatcgcaaaggcacttgtcgaaagataacttgccaatggtgcaaggaatggtgaagctacctggatctttaagctttagaggtaacttttgttgcagcacagcactgcattcttccgttagagcaacggtctcaaggtcatccagtttcaccttccttgaaagaatactcttcataaacttcgcataactaggcatttgctccagagcctcagcgaaaggtatattgatgtgaagtttcttgaacacctccagaaacttaccgaactgcttatccagcttttgttgttgcaatctcttagggaaaggtggaggatgatagagttgtttctcccctgtattaccatCAGGCaaagtgtgttcaacagtagtcttccttagttccgccgctttctccttttgcttagcttcttcatctccaacttcagcttcaccttcttttgccttttcagcatcagcaactttcccagaccttaaggtaatatccttgacttgctctttagcttccttcctgcctggcacttccgtgtcactgggaagtgtgccaggttgacgattgagcaccGCATTGGCTATTttaccgatttgattttccaaggtcttgatcgacaacacctgactcttgcacaacagcttaagttcctcaaaatcagcactagtgggtaCAACTTTacctccctgttgaggatatgattgcctttgagcatactgccgtggttgctggaatccaggtggattgaactgtttactcacaccttgctgatatggtggctgaatagcattctgattattaccccagtTGAAATTTGGTTGATTTctattgttaggatgataagtagctggcacaggctgctgttgtcactgataattgttcacatactaaacagattcattaacaagagaacactgatccatagcatgagaacctgcacaaagctcacgAACCATAGCTATTTGACTGACTCCATAagtagctagagaatcgaccttcatagacagcgcttggagttgcgctgcaatagcggtggctgcatcgacttccagaatacctgctaccttcccgggcatcatcctttgagttgggttttgatgctcatttgaagccatagtctcaataagattataagcctcagtatagcttttggcccacaaggcgcctccagctgctgcatcgagcatgagccgagattgggcccctaaaccattatagaaaccacaaataaataattattaaatacaattatcttagttcatgaatctgaaattaaaataaaaatttatattttaaaatcaaaattttagaaaaaaataaaaaaataaaaataagttggaaaaaaATATGTTACTGCCAACTTTCCACTATCAGCTTATAAGttttcaacttataagttgggtcgtCAAACAGTCATCAATAAGTTGTTACGAGCTTATAAGCTAGTAGCCATCTATCAGTTAAGCTTATTTACTCTTTATTTTGAGGTTAACCTTATTTACTCTTTATTTTGAGGTTAAATGAGGTTAAATGAGATATATGGGATAAAGATGATAATTGTAACATTTAAATGACAATTACACCCTCATTTGGAATTTGATATTGCATGGAGTTTTTGGTTTGTTTTTCCTTAACTTGCCATCAGAATCTGATTTAGGCTTTCGTCAACTCCATACGTACGTGGAGGTGGTGGACAATGTGTTGGTAAAATCGCATGAGTTGTTCTTCTAGGTCCACGACCACGTCTCATGACTTTGATTGGCTTTCTTCCTATAGATACTACGTACAAAGTAATTAAAAAATATTTGCAATCATATCATTCATGTAAGATACTTATATTTAATACAACAAAAATATAAGACATAATTTAcaagtcaaacaaatcatcatctatatatttatataaaggAAAAACACGCATGACCCACGTGTGCCCTTTGAAAGCCTCCTATCCTAATATTCTGATATCTCCAATTTCTgtcatttttcaaaaaaaaattaatttaccAGTAACCAAGTTTTGGGTTAATCTTTGTTACCTCTAAATAAAGAGCAATTAAGATAACGCCGGTTACAACTCCCTCATATGCCCCGCAATCACTATATATGTTGTGGCGCCATGCCGTTGCTTGGGCTTATCTGGATTGTTTCACGGCGCTGTCTCATCCAAAAGGTGATATTTTGCTTATATTTTCATATATTGTCCACCTATGATTGTCCACCCATGATTGTACTTTATCATTTGTTGCCATTGCAATTGCAATGTAATTTTAATGTATTGTAATTCTATTTGTTCTTGTATTTCCTAATTTCTAAATGTTGCCCCTCTGTAATGTTTATGCTTTATCATCATTTCATTGTATTGTAAGTCTAATTTTTGGCTCAGCCCTTCCAGCCATGAATGAATTAGGTTATTTCGGTATTCTAATAAATCTCCTTTGGTAATGTTTAGCTTAGTTGTATGTTTGAATTTGTTATGGACTGATAAAGTTATGGAACTAATATCATTTGTGATTATGTTAGTTATATGTCTTTGTTTCTGATCTCGCTCCTCTATAATGAGCTTCTTTTGTCGATGCCATGGTTTTTTTAGAGAGAAGGGGGTAAAGTGGGCCCATTGTTTTAACCTTTAATTGCCTGGTGAAGGAGCACCAGATGGCAAAAGTTCATTATCATGGACTTGGAATAACACATTTCTGGAACTAAAAGGACCAACACAAGAACGAACCACCAGTAAAAATAGGGCTCCTTGATGTTTATATTTCTTATACTATTCAAATTTATTCTCCAATACATTTTAGAATCATAACATTAAAGAATTAGTGTCTAAACTTTTCTGTTAAAATTTGAACACAAGTATTTAAGAAATGCTTTTTAGTTAGTACTGTCAATCATGGTTGTTGGGAGAAAGGGTAGGTATCAGTGTTTAAGCATAGTTTGAATGGCTTTATAGTTGAATAAAAGAAATTAATGGTCAAAGATAAGAGCAAGGCTGAATGTTGACTGTGTTTAGTAGTATTTTATTGTGATTTGTGAATCGGAATATATAGACAAAGAAGGTAGCTATAGGGGCCAAAAAGGATGTGATGGTTCCAGGTAACAGCATGCAAAATTTATTCAATCTGCATGATGTGATCATTGTGTGATGTATAAATTTGTAAGTGTGCGATTATTTTTAGACTCAACCCTTTGTCTTTTGATTATCATGTTTACATTTGTTCTAAATTTACATTATTTATCGTGATTCTATTTATTCATATCATGGATAATTTGTGTTGCTTTCGGTCTTGTCATGTATCCTCTTGGTGATAATGTATGGCTTTGTTATAAACTGATACAGCTATGGAGTTTTCTTATCTTTCCGACATTGAGGGTGATGCGGAGGACTGGTTGATTAGGGCCCGCGTTTGCAGGATGTGGGATGTTGTCAACACAAAGGACAACAGCTTGCTTAGCATAGATATGATCCTGGTTGATGGAAAGGTACAGATTCCTTCATTTCCCTCTGATGGCCTCTACTATTTTAGGTTTTTTGCTTTGTTACATTAGATTCCCtatttattccaggagaatcttATGCATGCTGCTATCCGTAAGCATTTGGTGCCTCGATTCAGGCACCAAATCAGTGAGGGCCTGGTCTACAGTCTTCGAAATGTCAAGGTTGCGATGAATACCTCCCACTATAGGCCACTGGCTAGCAATCAAAGGCTGTTTTTCTTGCCGGTTACCGAGGTTGTGCAGCTAGATGAGGATATTATGCGCATCCCAAGATATGGATTCCAGTTTGTTAATTTGCCCAAGCTTTAGGCCGCGCTGGTGACGTGTCCACTCTCAGGTAAATCTCTTGGAATAAGTTTCTTTTCTTTGGTTTAATCCTGTGTTGAGTTGGGTATATCTGAAAACCCAATTTTCTCCATTTCATCCTGGCCTGACATAAGTGTTCCAAATAGGAATTAATGCCTGATAGGTCCATTTGAGTTAAATAAATTCAGAAGATAATATTTTTAAGATTGAAATTAGAACTTTATAATGCATTTAGCTATTTATACGCAGCACCTTAGAtcttatttatataaataatgtaTCATGCATGTATTTATGATAGAAAGCTTTATGTTGTCTACAGTCCATATTTGCTATTGTGTGATAATATCGATTTATTTTAGTCTAGCTTCCCTTGCTCCATTCTTTAAAAGCCATGTCCATAATGGGTTAAATTTAGGAGGTtatatttttggaattaaaattaGCTCATTATTCTGTATTTATCTATTTGCACAACACCTTGGATTTTATTTATGCGGAGAATATGGATAATATGTTTTTATAAAGGAAAGTTTTGTGATATTTGGAATCCATGTTTACTGTTGTATGAAAGTATTGGCTTATTTTAGTCTTACTCCCTAATATACACACGGTTCTTAGCAAACTTATACATTGGATCCATTAAACTCATTACCTTAATTTACCCGGGCTGCTATTACACAAGTTGTGCTCCAATTAAAACCTTTTACTTGTTGCAGATATTGTGGGATGCTTCTGCGGTTATGGTGAGCTGGAGGTTGTCGGGGCTGGCTTCAAAAAAAGGGATAATAGAATTTTCACAGATTAGTAAGTGGGGATTGCTAATAAAAAAATTGGTAATTTACCAAGTATTCAACCTGACATATTTACCTTCTTCCTGTTTTGTAAGCTCTGTCACCAGCACCGTCACTCTGTGGGGTAAACTAGGCGAGCAGTTTGATCCTACACTGTATATTGGAGATGACGCGCCCTATGTTATCGTGATCTCCTCTGTCACAGTCAAGACCTTTCAACGTAAGAGCTATGCTTCTTAGAAGTAAAAATATTTAGTCAAGTTGTGAGAACAAGGTTATTCTGCAATTTGTATGACATTTCTCAATATTTATAAAGTAGCTATAATGCCCCCCTTATGTCATGCATGTGCTCTGACTTTCGCTACAACTAGCGCTAGAAAAATTTATGTTGACCCAGAGGTGGAGCATGTCTCCTCTATAAGGGAGAGGTTCTCGGCCTTACCACCGGTTGTCGTGGCTATTGAAGGCCCCAGCTCTGCCAACTTAACCCCTGAGGAAGCAATGTTTGTTAATCGAATGACCGTGGAATCCCTGGTCAGAGCTACATGTGCTGGTGAACTAGAGGTATACGCTAAACTCCGCCTGAAATCTCACGGTATCCCACGTTAATCAACATAAAATGTTCCATATTCTCGTAAGGTTTTTTTAATCTTAATCTATGATAGGTTGATATAGTGACCTTGAAGGCTACCATAACTGCCATCAACAATCGCTTTGGATGGTATTATATATCGTGCGAGTCATGCGTGAAAAGGGGCACTCTTCGGGATGGGGTTTTTATCTGCAATAATTGCAAGCAGCCAATTAAGTACCCTTTGGCCATGTAAGGAGACATGGTTACAGTTAATCACGTGTAAATCTGGGCCTTACATATTATTTAACTAAATGCATAGTTCCCCCAACCCTTTCAGGTTTTGCATTAATCTACAAGTGGAGGATCCCACCGGAACTGCGACTGTTGTTTTACACAATTCTACTGCTGAGCGCTTGCTAGACGTCTCAGCCAAAAAACTAATTAATAAAATTCCAGAAGGGGATACTTCTGTGCCCTTGGAGCTGCAAGCCCTTGTGGGTAAGGAATTTGTTTACAAGCTGAAATTGAACAAGTACAATCTGGTTGAAGGGCTGCAAGACTACGGTGTGTCG
It contains:
- the LOC141719317 gene encoding uncharacterized protein LOC141719317, with product MEFSYLSDIEGDAEDWLIRARVCRMWDVVNTKDNSLLSIDMILVDGKENLMHAAIRKHLVPRFRHQISEGLVYSLRNVKVAMNTSHYRPLASNQRLFFLPVTEVVQLDEDIMRIPRYGFQYCGMLLRLCSVTSTVTLWGKLGEQFDPTLYIGDDAPYVIVISSVTVKTFQPIMPPLCHACALTFATTSARKIYVDPEVEHVSSIRERFSALPPVVVAIEGPSSANLTPEEAMFVNRMTVESLVRATCAGELEVYAKLRLKSHGIPR